The segment GAGAAGGACAAACGCTCCACACTACCAGTACGCACTATCTCCAtctgacagagaagagagggggcgagagaggagaggggacgagaggggacgagagaggagagggggcgagagaggagagacagagaaggagagagagcacagctgagagagagagaggagagacgggtgagagagagagagagagagagacgagagagaggggagacgggagaagagagagagtacggagaggagagagagagaggatagagacggagagagagagaggagagagaggaagagacggacggagagagagagaaggaggacggagagagagagagaccggagagacggagaagagagagaagagagagacgcgagagagagaggagagacggagagagagagaggaagatgacagagagggagagacagagagtagtaGGTTATGAATTGACACAATTCCAATATATCCAGAAAGAGCATAAGGGATAAAAcacaaacccagaacaacaggaaGAACAGCTGAGAGAAAGGCAGGAAATAGACACAGGATGAtatgaggagacagagggagagagaatgagacaaacAGGAAGGTGGAGGGCAGTGCTGCACAATTCATCCAATTCCCATCAAAATCTCAATATTGACATGTGCAATATCCATATAGGAAGAGATCCATATTGCAATATTTAGAAACGCCACGTGTAACATCTGTTTTTATAGTTTCCTCAgtttgtctctcttcctctcccttcttgCAGCTGCTTCCAACCACCAAGCcccaccccctgtcactcaagcagCACActtcctatgccctcccaggcccacccatggctgagcccctgcccagtcatgtgaaatccatagattagggcctaatgaatttatttcaattggctgatttccttatatgaactgtaactcagttgttgcatgttgagtttagatttttgttcagtatatatcgcAATATTTGCACCCCAAAATAAATAATCACAATTCAACTTTTTTCCCATATCATGCAGCCCGGGCGGAGGAATAAACAGTAACACGGAGgcaacagagggaaagagaggagtcaaagggcaaggggagagagagtgattaGAGGTGGTCATGTTCTGAAGATGGAATCTTATTGGCCTGTTGTTGGTCTACCTTACATATTTATGAGAGTATGTGAGGAATCTGAGTATAGTGGGTATCAGGGTGGTAGGTATCAGAACATTGGAAAAATAGGTCTGTTTACCAGGCTAGTGAGTGTATGTTATCTGAACGTTGTATTAAAGTTGTATAAAATTTCTTCACCAGTGCGTGGAAGAATGTGTCCAAAGCGTGGACATAGGGTGCATATTGTATAAACACTGTGTCAGAAAAGGTTTGCATATTTACCAGGTCAGCGAGTGGACTCAGGTACATGCTGATAGTGAACAGGCTGCAGGTGAGACCTAGCTGGGCCAGCTGAGACTCTCCCTGAGGCAGGAGAACACTGAAGTACAGCCAGCCTCCACAGACCACTCCTCCTGCTAGTAACGTCTGAGAGGTCACTCGCCTCtggaacgaacacacacacaagttcacTGACCCCATACTAATTTTAACCATTTTGGCACACACCCTAAAACTAGGCTTCAAGCAGGGAACCAGTGGGCAGATATAATAAAAGTGTACTTCAAACCCTAACGGAAAAATGGTGTAGTGGCAGTAGGAGAGACTATAAAACACTGTGGTCAGCTCACCTTGTCATTGGTGTAGTGGCAGTAGGAGAGACTATAAAACACTGGTGGTTGCAGCTCACTTGTCATTGGTGGTGCAGTAGGAGAGACTATAAAACACTGTGGTCAGCTCACTTTGTCATTGGTGGAGTGGCAGTAGGAGAGACTATAAAACACTGTGGTAGCTCACCTTGTCATGGTGTAGTGGCAGTAGGAGAGACTATAAAACACTGTGGTCAGCTCACCTTGTCATTGGTGTAGTGGCAGTAGGGAGACTATAAAAACTGTGGTCAGCTCACCTTGTCATTGGTGTAGTGGCAGTAGGAGAGACTAAAAACACTGTGGTCAGCTACCTTGTCACTGGTGGTAGTGGCAGTAGGAGAGGATGTAGAGGGATCGTAGCAGGCTCCTATGGTGTTAACCAGGACCAGAGTCCCATCCGTCTTCAGTATCCCATAATACAGCCAGCCCAGGTTACTATAAGACAGACAAGACTTTAGCTCAGTGGACTAACACAGTATGACTTGTGCAGATGACCCGGGTTTGATCAGTGGTCACTGGCACGTTGCctaggcaccacacacacagcttactTGAGCATGTggtgaggaaggggaggaacTGGACGTTATCTGCACTTTTGGAAGCTCTCATCTTTTCAGGTCCGTCCTGACAGAGGATCgatcacaaacacaccacacacaaacacacacacacacacacacacacacaacaacacaacacacacacacaacaccacacacacacacacacacacacacacacaacacaacacacacacacaacacacacaaacacacaccacacacacacaaattctagCATAAGAAAAAGGATGCAACTGAAACTAAAACATGATTTTATTACACTGTCCTGAGTATTCTATTTCCACAAGCCTTGGGCATTGAACGAATAACTAAGCAAATATTTGATTAACTCATATCTGTGAGATAAGGGTGGACCAGCTGCTAGCTAACCAACACTAGCAAGCTATGTTTCCGCAGTTTAATGCAATTCAAACAAGCAAATTAGAACTGAATTTGGTCTCTGCCCAAGTTTGCGATGTTGGCAATAAAGAACAGTTATCTAGCTAAGGTTAGCTACTTAGCCAGATAGTTTCTCTGAAAAGCAGAAAGCTGTCAACTTACAGTCCAGTGAGAACATCCCGACTGTAAATCGATGCACGCCCATGATAG is part of the Salvelinus sp. IW2-2015 unplaced genomic scaffold, ASM291031v2 Un_scaffold2955, whole genome shotgun sequence genome and harbors:
- the LOC112075046 gene encoding LOW QUALITY PROTEIN: sugar transporter SWEET1-like (The sequence of the model RefSeq protein was modified relative to this genomic sequence to represent the inferred CDS: inserted 1 base in 1 codon) — encoded protein: MRASKSADNVQFLPFLTTCSSKLGWLYYGILKTDGTLVLVNTIGAXLRSLYILSYCHYHQRVTSQTLLAGGVVCGGWLYFSVLLPQGESQLAQLGLTCSLFTISMYLSPLADLMEIVRTGSVERLSFSLTVATFLTSTSWTLYGLQLQDYYIMVPNXPGIVTSLIRLFLFWRFASVNQGVQSYKLIEI